Proteins found in one Salvia splendens isolate huo1 chromosome 10, SspV2, whole genome shotgun sequence genomic segment:
- the LOC121752032 gene encoding coiled-coil domain-containing protein SCD2-like isoform X2 — translation MDINPPVRSTSAGRSSMSVRTGTNTVAPPSRSSLKTPVAIPPIEPPSSRLREKRFVPDIGRDLKGSENQLEASALRDELDMLQEENEVILDKLRHADEKREEAEARARELEKQVASLGEGVSLEAKLLSRKEAALQKREAALKAAKQTKDVRDGELAGLRAELENVKDETAAAVEQLHEAESEADALKTMTQRMILTHEEMEEVVLKRCWLARYWGLASNYGICADIAVTKYEHWSSLAPLPFEVVISAGQKAKEDSWDGGDDSDRSKLARDLNDLTGEGNIESMLSVEMGLRELASLKVEDAVVLIMAQKRQSALVRQSLSDPKSSGDPKYMEAFELSEEECDDVLFKEAWLTYFWRRAKVHDVEEDIAEERLQLWISRSGKTPTSHDAVDVERGLIELRKLGIEHQLWEASRKEIGQPSLANGNHPPESDA, via the exons ATGGACATCAATCCTCCTGTTCGTTCGACATCAGCTGGAAGATCTTCAATGTCTGTCCGTACAGGAACAAATACAGTGGCACCACCAAGTAGATCCTCTTTGAAAACTCCAGTTGCCATACCTCCAATTGAACCCCCTAGTAGCAGGTTAAGAGAAAAGAG ATTTGTACCTGATATAGGCCGTGACCTGAAAGGTTCTGAAAATCAGCTAGAGGCTTCTGCACTTCGTGATGAA CTTGATATGTTGCAAGAGGAGAATGAAGTGATCTTAGATAAG CTTCGTCACGCGGATGAAAAGCGTGAAGAAGCAGAGGCTAGAGCCAGAGAGTTAGAGAAACAG GTAGCTTCCCTGGGGGAAGGTGTATCCTTGGAAGCTAAACTATTGAGCCG GAAGGAAGCAGCTCTTCAAAAAAGAGAG GCTGCTTTGAAAGCAGCAAAACAGACAAAAGATGTAAGAGATGGAGAGCTTGCAGGTCTCCGGGCCGAACTTGAG AATGTGAAAGACGAGACTGCAGCTGCTGTAGAACAGCTCCATGAAGCTGAATCTGAAGCAGATGCTCTCAAAACAATGACACAAAGGATGATTTTGACACATGAGGAGATG GAAGAAGTTGTTCTGAAGAGATGTTGGCTTGCTCGTTATTGGGGTTTAGCTTCAAATTATG GTATATGTGCAGATATAGCTGTTACCAAGTATGAGCACTGGTCATCTCTAGCTCCTCTGCCCTTTGAGGTTGTTATATCGGCTGGACAGAAGGCGAAAGAGGATTCTTGGGATG GTGGGGATGATTCAGATCGAAGCAAACTTGCTCGAGATTTGAATGATCTAACTGGGGAAGGAAATATAGAGAGCATGCTTTCTGTTGAGATGGGTCTAAGGGAATTAGCCTCATTAAAG GTTGAGGATGCTGTTGTGCTGATTATGGCGCAGAAAAGACAATCGGCCTTAGTTCGCCAATCTCTCTCAG ATCCTAAATCATCTGGTGATCCCAAGTACATGGAAGCATTCG AGTTGAGTGAAGAGGAATGCGATGATGTTCTTTTCAAAGAG GCTTGGCTTACATATTTCTGGAGAAGGGCAAAAGTGCATGATGTTGAGGAGGATATTGCGGAAGAGAGACTTCAGTTATGGATAAGTCGGAGTGGGAAAACCCCAACATCACATGATGCTGTTGACG TTGAAAGAGGTCTAATAGAGCtgaggaagttgggaattgaaCATCAACTGTGGGAGGCATCTAGGAAAGAAATTGGACAACCTTCGTTAGCCAATGGCAATCATCCTCCTGAATCAGATGCCTAA
- the LOC121752032 gene encoding coiled-coil domain-containing protein SCD2-like isoform X1, producing the protein MNRKRTESPVYARQWSGGSSSTGSSSPVGSPAHPRSRLPPSAAGMSTIKRTQNVAAKAAAQRLALVMASKTPNDDDDDEDDDLGFRFAAPPAPMSASSNIGVNRSDSGSNGGGFSGISLTRPNRSPSPSLGRNFMDINPPVRSTSAGRSSMSVRTGTNTVAPPSRSSLKTPVAIPPIEPPSSRLREKRFVPDIGRDLKGSENQLEASALRDELDMLQEENEVILDKLRHADEKREEAEARARELEKQVASLGEGVSLEAKLLSRKEAALQKREAALKAAKQTKDVRDGELAGLRAELENVKDETAAAVEQLHEAESEADALKTMTQRMILTHEEMEEVVLKRCWLARYWGLASNYGICADIAVTKYEHWSSLAPLPFEVVISAGQKAKEDSWDGGDDSDRSKLARDLNDLTGEGNIESMLSVEMGLRELASLKVEDAVVLIMAQKRQSALVRQSLSDPKSSGDPKYMEAFELSEEECDDVLFKEAWLTYFWRRAKVHDVEEDIAEERLQLWISRSGKTPTSHDAVDVERGLIELRKLGIEHQLWEASRKEIGQPSLANGNHPPESDA; encoded by the exons ATGAATCGGAAGAGGACCGAGAGTCCGGTCTACGCCCGCCAGTGGAGCGGCGGATCCAGCAGCACCGGTTCCTCCTCGCCTGTCGGCTCTCCGGCTCACCCCCGCTCCAGGCTCCCCCCTTCCGCCGCCGGGATGTCCACCATCAAGCGGACTCAGAACGTCGCCGCAAAGGCCGCGGCGCAGCGCCTGGCGCTCGTCATGGCGTCCAAGACCCCCAATGATGACGATGATGACGAAGACGATGACCTCGGCTTCCGCTTTGCTGCTCCACCGGCGCCGATGTCGGCTTCCAGTAATATTGGTGTTAATCGGAGTGACAGTGGGAGTAATGGCGGCGGCTTCTCCGGAATTTCGCTTACCAGGCCTAATAGATCTCCGTCGCCTTCG TTAGGTCGGAATTTTATGGACATCAATCCTCCTGTTCGTTCGACATCAGCTGGAAGATCTTCAATGTCTGTCCGTACAGGAACAAATACAGTGGCACCACCAAGTAGATCCTCTTTGAAAACTCCAGTTGCCATACCTCCAATTGAACCCCCTAGTAGCAGGTTAAGAGAAAAGAG ATTTGTACCTGATATAGGCCGTGACCTGAAAGGTTCTGAAAATCAGCTAGAGGCTTCTGCACTTCGTGATGAA CTTGATATGTTGCAAGAGGAGAATGAAGTGATCTTAGATAAG CTTCGTCACGCGGATGAAAAGCGTGAAGAAGCAGAGGCTAGAGCCAGAGAGTTAGAGAAACAG GTAGCTTCCCTGGGGGAAGGTGTATCCTTGGAAGCTAAACTATTGAGCCG GAAGGAAGCAGCTCTTCAAAAAAGAGAG GCTGCTTTGAAAGCAGCAAAACAGACAAAAGATGTAAGAGATGGAGAGCTTGCAGGTCTCCGGGCCGAACTTGAG AATGTGAAAGACGAGACTGCAGCTGCTGTAGAACAGCTCCATGAAGCTGAATCTGAAGCAGATGCTCTCAAAACAATGACACAAAGGATGATTTTGACACATGAGGAGATG GAAGAAGTTGTTCTGAAGAGATGTTGGCTTGCTCGTTATTGGGGTTTAGCTTCAAATTATG GTATATGTGCAGATATAGCTGTTACCAAGTATGAGCACTGGTCATCTCTAGCTCCTCTGCCCTTTGAGGTTGTTATATCGGCTGGACAGAAGGCGAAAGAGGATTCTTGGGATG GTGGGGATGATTCAGATCGAAGCAAACTTGCTCGAGATTTGAATGATCTAACTGGGGAAGGAAATATAGAGAGCATGCTTTCTGTTGAGATGGGTCTAAGGGAATTAGCCTCATTAAAG GTTGAGGATGCTGTTGTGCTGATTATGGCGCAGAAAAGACAATCGGCCTTAGTTCGCCAATCTCTCTCAG ATCCTAAATCATCTGGTGATCCCAAGTACATGGAAGCATTCG AGTTGAGTGAAGAGGAATGCGATGATGTTCTTTTCAAAGAG GCTTGGCTTACATATTTCTGGAGAAGGGCAAAAGTGCATGATGTTGAGGAGGATATTGCGGAAGAGAGACTTCAGTTATGGATAAGTCGGAGTGGGAAAACCCCAACATCACATGATGCTGTTGACG TTGAAAGAGGTCTAATAGAGCtgaggaagttgggaattgaaCATCAACTGTGGGAGGCATCTAGGAAAGAAATTGGACAACCTTCGTTAGCCAATGGCAATCATCCTCCTGAATCAGATGCCTAA